The genomic stretch ATCCTTCTTTAAATACATCCGGTAGTCAATTGGAATAGACTGTGCGCCCGGCTGCTCAATCTCGGTTTTCACGATGACCGTCTTGGAGTTGGGATCATTATGCGCCGGCAGATACTTGATCGTTTGGCCAGAATACTCGAACAGGGTCGTCGCATAGACCCGAACCAGGAAGGTGCGAAATTCAGCGATGAAAGCCTTTTTCTGGTCTACGCTCGCGGTTCGCCAATACCGTCCTAATACATACTTTGAAATCTTGACGAAATCAAAATGAGGAATGATGAGCTCATTCACAAGATCATAAAGCTGTTCCGGATGCGCGTTCAGTGTGGCCTGCTCTGCCTCGATTCGAGCGAGGACCTGGTCGGTTGTTGTCATCACAACCTCCTCGGCTGTTGGAGTCGCCTGAACCTTCCCCAAAGCCAATACCAACAGCCAAAACGACGCCCATC from Gammaproteobacteria bacterium encodes the following:
- a CDS encoding ABC transporter substrate-binding protein → MTTTDQVLARIEAEQATLNAHPEQLYDLVNELIIPHFDFVKISKYVLGRYWRTASVDQKKAFIAEFRTFLVRVYATTLFEYSGQTIKYLPAHNDPNSKTVIVKTEIEQPGAQSIPIDYRMYLKKDAWKVYDIAVSGISLVTTYRSAFASDINRDGLDTLIANLAQRNSVASAGGSP